The following proteins are co-located in the Actinomycetes bacterium genome:
- a CDS encoding aminoglycoside phosphotransferase family protein, with translation MPDDLPPAAPPLGPPVRETGIAQVMTSTSVGNHPGEFLATGLPILQVALNVGRMSANLGPLLAPLAQSASRPTVTYAKLLAYKQGNRGTVRYEVDGIGDARTVVLGKLYPQLVQAQRVEGVLQALWGEVFAGTDGLGVPRPLGCVPELSMLVYMPVEGEPLDEVLSGGGGARAIELTAAWLRALHDARLPLDRRLHVSTELVNVEAWAALVGQAYPDEAARAARLAGALRVAATRSRFRTDTPIHKDFHYKHVIIDGGLRVIDFDEVRLGDPMYDVAHFCAHLRLLGVRTSGDPAGFAGLERSFLRAYDGGQAARDERFSWFATYTCLKIAKQLCTVRGVRPRPDGEERHHQVRVMLDQARAYRSGLPEPSEG, from the coding sequence ATGCCAGACGATCTCCCACCGGCGGCCCCGCCCCTGGGTCCGCCGGTGCGCGAGACAGGCATCGCGCAGGTGATGACTTCGACCAGTGTCGGCAACCACCCGGGCGAGTTCCTCGCCACCGGGTTGCCGATCCTGCAGGTGGCGCTCAACGTCGGCCGGATGTCGGCCAACCTCGGCCCGCTGCTGGCCCCGCTGGCCCAGTCCGCGTCGCGGCCCACGGTGACCTACGCCAAGCTGCTCGCCTACAAGCAGGGCAACCGGGGGACGGTCCGCTACGAGGTCGACGGGATCGGCGACGCCCGCACGGTCGTCCTGGGCAAGCTGTACCCGCAGCTGGTCCAGGCCCAGCGGGTCGAGGGCGTCCTGCAGGCCCTGTGGGGCGAGGTGTTCGCCGGCACCGACGGGCTCGGCGTGCCCCGCCCGCTCGGCTGCGTCCCCGAGCTGTCCATGCTGGTCTACATGCCCGTCGAGGGCGAGCCCCTGGACGAGGTGCTGTCCGGCGGCGGCGGTGCGAGGGCGATCGAGCTGACCGCGGCATGGCTGCGTGCCCTGCACGACGCCCGGCTGCCGCTCGACCGCCGCCTCCACGTCAGCACCGAGCTGGTGAACGTCGAGGCCTGGGCCGCCCTGGTCGGCCAGGCCTACCCGGACGAGGCGGCCAGGGCGGCGCGCCTGGCCGGCGCCCTCCGCGTGGCGGCCACCCGCTCCCGGTTCCGCACCGACACCCCGATCCACAAGGACTTCCACTACAAGCACGTCATCATCGACGGGGGGCTGCGGGTGATCGACTTCGACGAGGTGCGCCTCGGCGACCCGATGTACGACGTGGCCCACTTCTGCGCCCACCTGCGACTGCTGGGCGTCCGCACCTCGGGCGACCCGGCCGGCTTCGCCGGCCTGGAACGCTCCTTCCTGCGTGCCTACGACGGCGGCCAGGCAGCGCGGGACGAGCGCTTCTCCTGGTTCGCCACCTACACCTGCCTCAAGATCGCCAAGCAGCTCTGCACGGTCCGCGGGGTGCGCCCGCGGCCTGACGGCGAGGAGCGGCACCACCAGGTCCGGGTGATGCTCGACCAGGCCCGGGCCTACCGCTCCGGGCTCCCAGAGCCGAGCGAGGGCTGA
- a CDS encoding glycosyltransferase, protein MTAATTREREHARPGLAYLVRSWPRLSQTFVLDEVLALERLGFPVRLFALTDPREPLAQPDLARVCAPVSYLDGAGALTDHLRVALASPGRYARAAWFVVRHPESDRGYHSASRTRCLTFAVRLARLLRSERGRADASAHLHAHFAHDPALVALLAHRLAGIPWSFTAHARDLHQVPDAALAQRVASATATVTCSRAGAERIMRALPERLRGRVRLVHHGVDVDAFRPRPAGAGREPGPPRIVSIGRLVEKKGFPDLVEACRLLRDGGHTFHCTLYGDGPLRDDLAAAVGRPPSLAGAVSLAGPRTRRQLLPELQRADVFALTPFVTADGDRDGIPNVVMEAMACGLPVVATAVGGIDEIVEHGVNGLLADPHDTRAVAAHLAALLGDERLRGRLGVAARRTVVERFDARAGADALAALFDAEPRRTT, encoded by the coding sequence TTGACCGCCGCCACCACCCGCGAGCGCGAGCACGCCAGGCCCGGGCTCGCCTACCTCGTGCGGAGCTGGCCCCGCCTGTCCCAGACCTTCGTGCTCGACGAGGTCCTCGCGCTGGAGCGGCTCGGCTTCCCGGTCCGCCTGTTCGCCCTGACCGACCCGCGCGAGCCCCTGGCCCAGCCCGACCTGGCCCGGGTCTGCGCGCCGGTCAGCTACCTCGACGGGGCTGGGGCGCTCACCGACCACCTGCGCGTCGCCCTCGCCTCGCCGGGCCGCTACGCGCGGGCGGCGTGGTTCGTGGTCCGCCACCCCGAGTCCGACCGGGGCTACCACTCGGCCTCGCGCACCCGCTGCCTCACCTTCGCGGTGCGCCTGGCCCGGCTGCTCCGCAGCGAGCGTGGCCGCGCGGACGCCAGCGCCCACCTGCACGCCCACTTCGCCCACGACCCGGCCCTGGTCGCCCTCCTCGCCCACCGGCTGGCCGGCATCCCCTGGAGCTTCACGGCCCACGCCAGGGACCTGCACCAGGTGCCGGACGCCGCCCTGGCCCAGCGGGTGGCCTCGGCCACGGCCACGGTGACCTGCAGCAGGGCCGGGGCCGAGCGCATCATGCGCGCGCTGCCCGAGCGCCTGCGGGGGCGCGTCCGCCTCGTCCACCACGGCGTCGACGTGGATGCGTTCCGGCCCCGGCCGGCCGGGGCGGGCCGGGAGCCGGGCCCGCCGCGGATCGTCTCCATCGGCCGGCTGGTGGAGAAGAAGGGCTTCCCCGACCTGGTGGAGGCCTGCCGGCTGCTGCGGGACGGCGGCCACACGTTCCACTGCACCCTCTACGGTGACGGCCCGCTCCGCGACGACCTCGCCGCGGCGGTCGGCCGCCCCCCGAGCCTGGCCGGCGCGGTGTCGCTCGCCGGCCCCCGCACCCGCCGCCAGCTCCTGCCCGAGCTGCAGCGGGCCGACGTGTTCGCGCTCACCCCGTTCGTCACCGCCGACGGCGACCGGGACGGGATCCCCAACGTGGTCATGGAGGCGATGGCCTGCGGGCTGCCTGTGGTGGCCACCGCGGTCGGCGGGATCGACGAGATCGTCGAGCACGGGGTCAACGGCCTGCTCGCCGACCCCCACGACACCCGCGCCGTCGCCGCCCACCTCGCCGCCCTCCTCGGCGACGAGCGCCTGCGCGGCCGGCTCGGCGTGGCGGCCCGGCGCACCGTGGTGGAGCGCTTCGACGCCCGCGCCGGCGCGGACGCGCTGGCCGCCCTGTTCGACGCCGAGCCCCGGAGGACCACGTGA
- a CDS encoding phosphotransferase, whose protein sequence is MSGLERWLELALDPRRAGPALQAALGGPAGPLPVAILDAKYEAGGASTVLYELGDRMVVGTRAEEDAAGDAGDEPRAGLLVASLGLRAWVFPDDPAMPNLASLLDPEVLADALEAALPACRDAGRVVRCRATPLRYRPLRRCTLRIETWIRASGGDIIRSTLFAKVYHDANKAASVWQEMRLLAEAEPVRAGRLRVAAASAFLPEVPMVVQEPVTGMPLDGLIGPLEGAATSPEPRGVRGLLTAAGALAALHTAGLSTGRTRPAGGDVRRMVKRAGGAAGVDPQLTARISQVGAELASVQGRLPTVTTLVHGDCKPSQFLVGNGPAALLDFDHCGMADPASDVGNFTASLTQLAVWQELKARGSAESARRSRWLAELGEAFVDEYEARGGPGAGLRQRVAWHETAALLRKALRAFARSPRSPMPAALAGAARQRLAGAEGLAP, encoded by the coding sequence ATGAGCGGGCTGGAGCGATGGCTGGAGCTGGCCCTGGACCCGCGGCGGGCCGGGCCGGCCCTCCAGGCGGCCCTGGGCGGGCCGGCCGGGCCGCTTCCGGTCGCCATCCTCGACGCCAAGTACGAGGCCGGCGGCGCCTCCACCGTGCTGTACGAGCTTGGCGACCGCATGGTGGTGGGCACGCGGGCCGAAGAGGACGCGGCCGGGGACGCGGGGGACGAGCCCCGGGCCGGGCTGCTGGTCGCGTCCCTCGGGCTGCGGGCCTGGGTGTTCCCCGACGACCCGGCCATGCCCAACCTGGCCTCGCTGCTCGACCCGGAGGTGCTCGCGGACGCCCTGGAGGCGGCCCTGCCGGCCTGCCGCGACGCCGGCCGGGTGGTGCGCTGCCGCGCGACGCCCCTCCGCTACCGGCCCCTACGCCGCTGCACGCTGCGTATCGAAACCTGGATTCGCGCCTCTGGAGGGGACATCATACGAAGCACACTGTTCGCAAAGGTGTACCACGATGCAAACAAGGCGGCATCGGTCTGGCAGGAGATGCGCCTGCTCGCCGAGGCGGAACCCGTGCGGGCTGGCCGGCTCCGGGTAGCGGCGGCCAGCGCCTTCCTCCCGGAGGTGCCGATGGTCGTGCAGGAGCCGGTGACCGGCATGCCGCTCGACGGTCTGATCGGACCGCTCGAGGGTGCAGCCACGTCCCCGGAACCCCGGGGGGTGCGGGGCCTGCTGACCGCGGCCGGCGCGCTGGCCGCGCTCCACACCGCCGGGCTGTCGACTGGGCGAACGCGGCCGGCAGGGGGTGACGTGCGGCGGATGGTCAAACGGGCGGGCGGCGCGGCCGGTGTCGACCCCCAGCTGACGGCGCGGATCAGCCAGGTGGGCGCCGAGCTCGCCAGCGTCCAGGGGCGACTCCCGACGGTGACCACCCTCGTCCACGGTGACTGCAAGCCGAGCCAGTTCCTGGTCGGGAACGGGCCGGCGGCACTGCTGGACTTCGACCACTGCGGCATGGCCGACCCCGCCTCGGACGTGGGCAACTTCACCGCCAGCCTCACCCAGCTGGCGGTCTGGCAGGAGCTGAAGGCGCGCGGGTCGGCGGAGTCGGCGCGCCGCTCCCGCTGGCTGGCCGAGCTCGGGGAGGCGTTCGTGGACGAGTACGAGGCCCGGGGCGGGCCCGGCGCCGGGCTGCGCCAGCGGGTGGCCTGGCACGAGACGGCCGCCCTGCTCCGCAAGGCGCTGCGTGCCTTCGCCCGCAGCCCCCGCTCCCCCATGCCGGCGGCGCTCGCCGGCGCGGCCCGCCAGCGGCTGGCCGGCGCAGAGGGGCTGGCACCATGA